The genomic segment ataaaattatctttatatgttgtaaaatttttaaaaaaaattcgcAAAAAAGGacattatatattttctgaaACGCCGACGTTTAGGACCAAGCAAGGCAGCATACATATCACGAGTTTTGGACTCAGccggggagaagaagaaaagaaaaaaatgggagcagaagaagaacaaaagcaaGAGAAGGAACAACCAAGGACCAATCCGATTACGGAATCCCAATTCCTCGCTTGGAAATGCCAAAAggtctctctttctttccctttctatctttctctctctattttCCGTATATTAATCgttgattttttctttctaattatTTATGTCGATTAGGGTTTCTATTGTGCTCACTTTcttattcaattttcatctaatttccaacaaaatcgCATTCATGCCTCGAAAACAATAGAACTGAGAAACGAATAATTTCAAGTTACCATCAAAATCTTAAATGTTTGTGGTGGTCAGACTCCAGAGtcttaagaaaattaaaggtTCAATTGAACAATTTGTTCAGGTTTTGCAGCATTATTCCGATAGTAGTTATCAGCTTTTTTAACTTATAATTCATGTCATTCGCAGGATGCAGATGCATCAGCGAAGAAAGCTGAGGCAGCTAGGAAACGTGCCGAAGATATAGCAGCAGGGACCGTGCAAATGAATGGGCGGGAGCTTTTCTTGCATGAACCTTGGGTGTTTGATAACTCTCAATATTAAGGTTAGTTTCAAGGAAAGACCACGTAATGCTGATTCCAACTGGGCCTACTGTGTAGAGGCTCTGCCTCTCAAGTTTCAAGTCATGGGGCTCTGTTTCTTCAAGAGAAGGAAGAATTAGTCCTATGGCAAgagcaagaaaaattatttatatgttttCTGTCACAACGATGATAGTGTATCTCAATTCATTTTATCGTTTCCCCATTCTTTAGTGTGCTAActttttttatacttaaacCATTGAGATCAATTGATATTACCATGTTGGTTGATGAATTCTTTTTGGTACTCTTTAATCTATACAGCTTCATTGCTATGGTTATTGTAGACTGTGGTCTTGTGgtcttgtattttttattgtcattTATAGCTTTATACTAAGTAAAATTGTGAAATATGATATTAATGTGTTCAAAGGAATTGCTGGTAACAAGTTTCCTTTGGATCCAACACTAATCCCACAAGCCAGTTGCCTAGTTTCCTGAATTCGTACTTGAAATTTGGAAAGGcttttttcaagcatatcggAGGGTAATCAAATTGTCATCAGTTTTTTTAACAGATCTAAGCTCCATATGTTAGTTTCACAGCAATctcattttcaatttcttgtCCAGTTTAACTATGAAGGTGTCCGCACACAGTCACAAAAAGGTGGTAGATGTATGAGGTTAGAGTATCAGATTGCACTGATTGGCAAGTAGCATGTGTGATTGCAGGTGGTTAAGGATTAAAGGCAAGTAAGAATAGGTGATGAAATGTATTTTATACtgttccttttttcttctccaccTATCTGAATCTGTTCCTCACAAACCCTAAATGCAAAGCGGAACAAACCCAAGGAACCAATAAGAAACATTATCTCATGTGCTTACAGCATTTGGTGATACAATTGTGTATAAAAACTTGGATGGTGATCTTCTCTGTTTTTTAGAATAGGCACTTAACTGCCATGGTATTGTAATGTGAATAAAGAGCCCACGCCTTATTAATATGAGAAGTTTGTATACTCAAATGTCCCTGGAGTTCACGACTTGTAAATTAACCAATTACCGTGTTGGTTCATTAGAGGTCTATTTTTTTGGGGGTCTTGTGGTAGTTATCGAGCCTGCAACACACTGCAGGAGCCCCATTCCTGGTATGAAGGCCTGCCATTTTtctatttgaatatttgtagCTAATGCCGTATGATTCGTGTCTTTGAATAAGCACTCAAAACTGTATGGCTAGCAACTAGCAATCATACTTACTTTGAGTAAACCATGCAAACAGTCCTAATGCCTAATGCGTGTCCTTAGGCAGTATCGTCTGGTAAACATAAATGAAATATACAGGAAATGACTGCAGTGTGAAAATGGCGCAAAGAAATGGAATAATCATTCCTATCCACAATGTGATATAGAGTCGAATAATGTCAAAGCGAAACATCATTTCCTTGAATATTGTGTTTCACAACCAATATTGGAGAGTTCTAGTACTACATGTCGACAtcgtttctttaattttcgTTGGCTAAAGGGGCATTTTATCATGCTGTAATAGTTAAAAGGGtcaaagaatttaaaaaatttggatCTCTTTTGGATGCTTTATGTGATCGTGAATTATTCCCTTAGTATATAGTCACATAACGATATATTTCTTCTAAGATGATgtgccttttcttttcttttttttttaatttatcttgTGGATGTCATTGCGAGGCTGCATAAAGAGATTGAACATTGCCATTTGGATTTCATCAAATAGATTAGGAGGAACAACattgaagagagag from the Theobroma cacao cultivar B97-61/B2 chromosome 8, Criollo_cocoa_genome_V2, whole genome shotgun sequence genome contains:
- the LOC18592209 gene encoding zinc finger CCCH domain-containing protein 15 homolog — its product is MGAEEEQKQEKEQPRTNPITESQFLAWKCQKDADASAKKAEAARKRAEDIAAGTVQMNGRELFLHEPWVFDNSQY